The following proteins are encoded in a genomic region of Mycolicibacterium confluentis:
- a CDS encoding zinc-dependent alcohol dehydrogenase produces MKVSTVTGPGTTELLDVDRPQPGPADVLVRMRACGICGSDAFYITIGGISPRQGCTPLGHEPAGEVVQVGAAVTGVSVGDHVVINPMAAPSGIIGNGGAAGALADFLLIENAVRGVSLEVIPDHIPWEVAALNEPMAVARHGANQCSPKPGDKVVVFGAGPVGLGAALAFKSLGASHVAVVDILPGRLDKALQIGADAVINSAEEDVVQRLIDLHGEGEAMFPGKPGTDIYLDAAGVPAVVTTALSAAKRRATLGIVAVHKEQVPVDLVNIMSNEITIVGSMGYPDEIFEVTEDLVANWEKYALIVSHTVPFDEVERALQLASTPGAADKVVVTFP; encoded by the coding sequence GTGAAGGTTTCGACGGTCACCGGTCCCGGCACGACCGAACTGCTCGACGTCGACCGGCCGCAGCCGGGACCGGCAGACGTCCTGGTGCGGATGCGCGCCTGCGGAATCTGCGGCTCAGACGCCTTCTACATCACCATCGGTGGAATATCGCCGCGCCAGGGATGTACACCCCTCGGCCATGAACCCGCCGGGGAAGTGGTGCAGGTCGGTGCGGCGGTGACCGGTGTCAGCGTGGGTGACCACGTGGTCATCAACCCGATGGCCGCACCGAGCGGAATCATCGGCAACGGGGGAGCCGCCGGTGCGTTGGCCGACTTCCTGTTGATCGAGAACGCGGTCCGCGGGGTGTCTCTGGAGGTCATTCCCGATCACATTCCCTGGGAAGTCGCCGCACTCAACGAACCGATGGCGGTGGCCAGGCATGGTGCCAACCAATGCAGTCCGAAGCCGGGGGACAAGGTCGTGGTGTTCGGAGCCGGCCCGGTGGGGTTGGGAGCGGCCTTGGCGTTCAAGTCCCTCGGCGCCAGCCATGTGGCTGTGGTCGACATTCTCCCGGGACGGCTGGACAAGGCTCTGCAGATCGGGGCCGATGCCGTCATCAACTCCGCGGAAGAAGACGTCGTCCAGCGCCTGATCGATCTGCACGGTGAGGGCGAAGCGATGTTTCCCGGCAAGCCGGGGACTGACATCTACTTGGATGCGGCCGGTGTACCCGCCGTTGTGACCACCGCGCTGTCGGCGGCGAAAAGGCGTGCGACCCTGGGCATCGTCGCCGTCCACAAGGAGCAGGTGCCCGTCGATCTCGTCAACATCATGAGCAATGAGATCACCATCGTCGGATCCATGGGCTATCCCGATGAGATCTTCGAAGTCACCGAGGATCTCGTCGCGAACTGGGAGAAATACGCGTTGATCGTCAGCCACACCGTCCCGTTCGATGAGGTCGAGCGTGCGCTGCAGCTGGCCAGCACTCCGGGAGCGGCCGACAAGGTGGTGGTCACCTTCCCGTAG
- a CDS encoding RES family NAD+ phosphorylase has product MRFTAYRHAAYDTPWWAFPSSRDGRFHRAEQDTVQYLSLHPLGPAAEMLRHHVGPLGDPDQVRLNLWTAVIDIDAVTAVDFDDCAAYGLSADQLVGADYAPTQALADAVRGGGAEAMVVPSAALPGTHNLILFGVRVLHPYLWEPIDAEEVRTGHLTDWARPAAEVAGRVRWHGAPHSAVEQWKLTGTYDPFDDPPPTRR; this is encoded by the coding sequence ATGAGATTCACCGCATACCGGCACGCCGCGTATGACACACCATGGTGGGCATTCCCGAGCTCCCGCGACGGACGTTTTCACCGGGCGGAGCAGGACACCGTTCAGTATCTGAGTCTGCATCCGCTGGGGCCGGCCGCGGAGATGCTGCGCCACCACGTCGGCCCACTCGGTGATCCCGACCAGGTGCGGCTCAACCTGTGGACCGCGGTCATCGATATCGACGCGGTGACCGCGGTGGACTTCGATGACTGTGCGGCTTATGGACTCAGCGCCGACCAACTCGTCGGTGCCGACTACGCACCGACACAGGCATTGGCTGATGCTGTCCGTGGCGGGGGAGCAGAGGCGATGGTGGTGCCGTCGGCAGCGCTGCCCGGTACCCACAATCTGATCCTGTTCGGTGTCAGGGTTCTGCACCCATACCTGTGGGAGCCGATCGATGCCGAAGAGGTGCGCACCGGACATCTCACGGACTGGGCACGCCCGGCCGCCGAAGTCGCCGGCCGAGTGCGATGGCACGGGGCGCCGCACTCCGCGGTCGAACAGTGGAAGCTGACGGGCACCTACGACCCCTTCGACGATCCACCACCCACCCGCCGGTGA
- a CDS encoding nuclear transport factor 2 family protein translates to MNENVNMVHTNWAAADAALAVWLEMWNADSEIARRICSEDFRIHFLISEADGSNPGDDVLGAESFAWFLDRYRQRHPDVVFTEVARSVDGAHGRMLWNLHAGEVVAGGIDVFDFTEDGLIREVWSVNGTRPHQT, encoded by the coding sequence ATGAACGAGAACGTGAACATGGTGCATACGAACTGGGCTGCTGCGGATGCGGCGCTCGCGGTGTGGCTGGAGATGTGGAACGCCGACAGTGAGATCGCGCGTCGAATCTGCAGTGAGGATTTCCGGATTCACTTCCTGATCTCCGAGGCGGATGGGTCGAACCCGGGCGACGACGTGCTCGGCGCGGAGAGTTTCGCTTGGTTCCTGGATCGGTACCGGCAGCGGCATCCCGATGTGGTGTTCACCGAGGTCGCGCGGTCCGTGGACGGCGCGCACGGGCGGATGCTGTGGAACCTGCACGCCGGGGAGGTTGTTGCGGGCGGGATCGATGTCTTCGACTTCACCGAGGATGGGCTGATCCGCGAGGTGTGGTCAGTGAACGGGACGCGCCCGCACCAAACCTGA
- a CDS encoding helix-turn-helix transcriptional regulator, whose product MRRAERLYALVDLLRGARRPLSAARLSEEFEVSKRTIERDIQSLQLAGVPIYADHGVSGGYSILREHSLPPLNLTVPESLAVLAGLGLLENSPYGAAARRARAKVLAISREDQLAPVDEALASMFVIDADSPSEAAISLIPEAIAARRVLRLDYTGEDGETHTTRDVEAMGLLRGGDSWMFVGWCRLRQGIRGFHLERIRHLEITGEVFPERDPAVLDADLSRWRTRRLG is encoded by the coding sequence ATGAGGAGAGCCGAGCGGTTGTACGCCCTGGTGGATCTGCTGCGGGGAGCACGCCGGCCGTTGTCGGCCGCTCGGCTCTCCGAGGAGTTCGAGGTGTCCAAGCGCACGATCGAGCGGGACATCCAGTCGCTCCAGCTGGCGGGCGTCCCGATCTATGCCGACCACGGGGTGTCCGGCGGGTATTCGATACTGCGGGAACATTCCCTGCCACCGCTGAATCTCACGGTGCCGGAGTCGCTGGCGGTGCTGGCGGGACTTGGTCTGCTGGAGAACTCGCCCTATGGTGCGGCGGCGCGTCGGGCGCGGGCGAAGGTGCTGGCGATCAGCCGCGAGGATCAGCTCGCGCCGGTCGATGAGGCGTTGGCGTCGATGTTCGTCATCGACGCCGACTCGCCGTCGGAAGCGGCGATCTCGCTGATACCGGAGGCGATCGCCGCGCGCCGTGTCCTGCGGTTGGACTACACCGGCGAGGATGGCGAGACCCACACCACCCGTGACGTGGAGGCGATGGGCCTGCTGCGCGGGGGTGATTCGTGGATGTTCGTGGGGTGGTGTCGGCTGCGCCAAGGCATCCGCGGATTTCACCTCGAGCGCATCCGGCACCTGGAGATCACCGGCGAGGTGTTTCCCGAACGCGATCCTGCGGTGCTGGACGCGGATCTATCGCGATGGCGTACTCGGCGGCTCGGGTGA
- a CDS encoding YaeQ family protein, translating into MALSATVFKVELSVSDVDHGYYADHALTLARHPSETDERMVVRLLAFGLRAHRLSEVDGELTFGAGLSTPGVPDLGLADYTGRILEWIIVGQPDERALGKAVSQADQVLLFPFAAGVATWWRTVGPKVARLPNLSVVQIPHAAVQELAQNVDRRVSAQVMVMEGQVTMTVGGVDVTFTPEPLE; encoded by the coding sequence GTGGCCCTTTCTGCAACAGTGTTCAAAGTCGAACTCAGCGTGTCCGATGTCGATCACGGTTACTACGCTGATCACGCACTGACCCTCGCCCGTCATCCCAGTGAGACCGATGAGCGGATGGTGGTGCGGTTGTTGGCGTTTGGGTTGCGCGCACACCGGCTCAGCGAAGTCGACGGTGAGTTGACGTTCGGGGCGGGCCTGTCGACCCCCGGCGTACCGGACTTGGGTCTCGCGGACTACACGGGCCGGATCCTGGAGTGGATCATCGTTGGCCAGCCCGATGAGCGAGCCTTGGGCAAAGCGGTCAGCCAGGCCGACCAGGTGCTGCTGTTCCCATTCGCCGCCGGCGTGGCCACCTGGTGGCGCACCGTGGGACCCAAAGTGGCGAGGCTGCCCAATCTGTCCGTGGTCCAGATACCGCACGCAGCGGTGCAGGAACTGGCCCAGAATGTCGATCGACGGGTCTCGGCACAGGTCATGGTGATGGAAGGTCAGGTGACGATGACGGTCGGTGGTGTCGACGTCACCTTCACGCCCGAGCCGTTGGAGTGA
- a CDS encoding SDR family NAD(P)-dependent oxidoreductase — MTLSTENRLVVITGASTGIGAATARELAQRGFHVLAGVRRERDADVIRRPNIEPLILDITNPEHIRALAERVREDPQGRALRAVVNNAAVQANVPVEAFAIDQWRDMFEVNLFGHVAVIQALLQSLIDSRGRVVNISSVGGKIAMATYGPYAGTKFALEAVSDSLRREVAPHGVQVVVIEPGAVRTEMLGRAIASAHDPLAAMTSEQRRRYGGLVQAVNAQAEASTRSGLPAEAAAAVIAKAITARKPRTRYTVGREAALLSVTRLLPDRLLDRIFAAALRPYMPKEEHNRPGSPHGPFGRSIRPPARGGLTNRSDPTTREASPGWTL, encoded by the coding sequence ATGACGTTGTCAACTGAAAATAGGTTGGTCGTAATCACCGGCGCTTCAACCGGTATCGGCGCGGCCACTGCCCGAGAGTTGGCGCAACGAGGGTTTCATGTGCTCGCCGGGGTCCGGCGGGAACGCGACGCCGACGTCATCCGAAGGCCGAATATCGAACCTCTGATTCTCGACATCACCAACCCTGAACACATCCGCGCGCTCGCCGAGAGGGTGCGCGAGGACCCGCAAGGTCGGGCTCTTCGGGCGGTGGTGAACAACGCTGCTGTGCAGGCCAACGTTCCGGTCGAAGCCTTCGCCATTGACCAGTGGCGAGACATGTTCGAAGTCAACCTCTTCGGCCACGTCGCGGTGATCCAAGCCCTGCTGCAGTCGCTGATCGACAGCAGGGGGCGGGTGGTCAACATCAGCTCGGTGGGAGGAAAGATCGCGATGGCCACCTACGGTCCGTACGCGGGCACAAAGTTCGCGCTCGAAGCCGTGAGCGACTCTCTGCGCCGCGAGGTCGCCCCCCATGGGGTCCAGGTGGTCGTGATCGAACCTGGCGCTGTGCGCACAGAGATGCTCGGCAGAGCCATCGCCAGCGCCCACGATCCGCTCGCGGCAATGACGTCCGAGCAGCGTCGCCGATATGGCGGGCTGGTTCAGGCGGTGAATGCTCAAGCCGAAGCGTCAACCAGGTCTGGACTACCCGCCGAGGCCGCGGCCGCGGTGATCGCCAAAGCAATCACCGCCCGTAAGCCACGCACGCGGTACACCGTGGGCCGCGAAGCGGCGCTGCTCTCGGTGACACGACTGCTGCCCGACCGGCTCCTCGACCGCATCTTCGCGGCCGCTCTGCGACCGTACATGCCGAAAGAAGAACACAACCGGCCCGGCTCACCGCACGGTCCATTCGGCCGCTCGATCCGACCGCCAGCGCGCGGCGGCCTGACCAACCGAAGCGACCCGACTACTCGGGAGGCCTCACCGGGGTGGACACTATGA
- a CDS encoding TetR/AcrR family transcriptional regulator: MNRKESAAATRRALIDQAAQLLDGGGLDAVTLREVGARAGVSRGAPYRHFADKEGLLTAVAADGWSRLEDEMRELNADPGLSPLEKVRKALTTVVTLSRQQPHLYRLMFRPPEGDGDASAVSLAAQRMCDEFRGIVVGIADHEDAERYAAMLLTGVHGAAGLEMSGLLRTDKWQTTAEELTESLLALIDDAARRGHD, encoded by the coding sequence ATGAACCGCAAGGAATCGGCTGCCGCTACCCGCCGCGCCCTGATCGATCAGGCCGCCCAGCTGCTGGACGGCGGGGGTCTCGATGCGGTTACGTTGCGCGAGGTCGGTGCCCGCGCGGGCGTGAGTCGGGGTGCTCCGTATCGGCACTTCGCCGACAAAGAGGGTCTACTCACCGCGGTGGCCGCCGACGGCTGGAGCCGTCTCGAAGATGAGATGCGTGAGTTGAACGCCGATCCCGGGCTTTCGCCCCTCGAGAAGGTGCGGAAGGCGCTGACTACGGTCGTCACCCTCAGCCGACAACAGCCTCACCTGTATCGCCTGATGTTCCGCCCGCCCGAGGGGGATGGGGACGCGTCTGCCGTGTCCCTGGCCGCGCAACGGATGTGTGACGAGTTCCGCGGCATCGTCGTCGGCATTGCCGACCATGAGGACGCTGAGCGCTACGCCGCCATGCTCCTGACTGGTGTACATGGTGCCGCGGGCCTGGAAATGAGCGGCCTTCTGCGCACCGACAAATGGCAGACCACGGCCGAAGAACTCACCGAGAGCCTGCTTGCCCTCATAGACGACGCCGCCCGCCGAGGCCACGATTAG
- a CDS encoding type II toxin-antitoxin system Phd/YefM family antitoxin — translation MDTVTVRDLRNNGGEVLRRVEHGERIVVTRDGAPVAELRPLPRSSAGPAELIRRRKNLPQVNPNALRRDIDDLMDPSL, via the coding sequence ATGGATACGGTCACGGTGCGCGATCTTCGGAACAACGGGGGAGAAGTTCTGCGTCGCGTCGAGCATGGCGAGCGCATCGTCGTTACTCGCGACGGCGCGCCGGTGGCCGAACTCCGCCCCCTTCCTCGGTCCAGCGCCGGACCGGCCGAACTCATTCGTCGCCGCAAGAACCTGCCGCAGGTAAACCCAAATGCGCTCCGGCGCGATATCGACGACCTGATGGACCCGTCGCTGTGA
- a CDS encoding type II toxin-antitoxin system VapC family toxin encodes MTEDSPQGMLDTSTVILLGQISDPTELPDESVISAITLAELSVGPHVARDDAERSARQQHLQQAEADFDVLPFDGDCARAFGAVAAALRASGRKPAARAYDALIAASAIAHGLPLYTCNPTDFAGIPRLELRPVTHPHHQ; translated from the coding sequence GTGACAGAAGATTCGCCCCAGGGAATGCTGGACACCTCCACGGTGATCCTCCTCGGCCAGATATCCGACCCAACCGAGCTTCCCGATGAATCGGTGATTAGCGCGATAACGCTGGCCGAACTTTCCGTAGGACCGCATGTAGCGCGCGACGATGCCGAGCGCAGCGCCCGTCAGCAGCACCTGCAGCAGGCCGAGGCGGACTTTGATGTTCTTCCATTCGATGGTGATTGTGCGCGGGCGTTTGGCGCCGTGGCGGCGGCACTGCGCGCATCGGGACGCAAGCCAGCGGCGCGCGCGTATGACGCGCTCATCGCGGCGAGCGCGATCGCGCATGGGTTGCCGCTCTATACATGTAATCCAACCGACTTCGCAGGAATCCCGCGGCTTGAGCTCCGGCCGGTCACCCATCCTCATCACCAGTAG